A DNA window from Vigna unguiculata cultivar IT97K-499-35 chromosome 10, ASM411807v1, whole genome shotgun sequence contains the following coding sequences:
- the LOC114165415 gene encoding proline-rich receptor-like protein kinase PERK2: MSSGGPSNPGKGKKIAKPKAKGAPKRPRYVIKVPPTRPSTSTPPTIAGTNNAPLQSPSLALVPKPLPSPSVPIVEATPPPIMVPTPCPPLVPTPPPIIVPTPCPSFIPIQPYVMVPTLPPVVVPMTPPIVVPQPSSSPSVDVIPSPSSVSSPNIPTTPNPTDADAAIVDPPLYERLMIEPYGKG; encoded by the coding sequence ATGTCATCTGGTGGTCCATCTAATCCTGGTAAAGGGAAAAAGATAGCAAAACCTAAAGCAAAAGGGGCACCAAAAAGGCCACGCTATGTAATAAAGGTTCCTCCTACAAGACCATCCACATCTACTCCACCCACTATTGCTGGCACAAATAATGCACCCTTACAGTCCCCCTCCCTAGCTCTTGTACCCAAGCCATTACCATCTCCATCCGTACCTATTGTAGAGGCCACACCACCTCCTATTATGGTACCCACACCATGCCCTCCTTTGGTACCCACACCACCTCCTATTATTGTACCCACACCATGCCCTTCTTTCATACCCATACAACCTTATGTTATGGTACCCACACTACCTCCAGTTGTGGTGCCCATGACACCCCCTATTGTGGTACCACAACCTTCTTCCTCACCCTCTGTTGATGTTATACCTTCTCCATCATCAGTCTCTTCTCCTAATATTCCTACAACTCCAAATCCTACTGATGCAGATGCTGCTATTGTTGACCCTCCTCTCTATGAACGACTGATGATTGAACCTTATGGGAAAGGGTAA